A stretch of the Comamonas testosteroni TK102 genome encodes the following:
- a CDS encoding SDR family oxidoreductase — MQGKVVIITGASSGIGAASAKLLAAKGAKVVLGARREDKLQKLTDEIRSLGGEAIYQVLDVTKQADNDAIVKLAKDTFGKIDVIFLNAGIMPSAPLSAMKTDDWHEMVDINIKGVLNGVAAVLPTFTAQKSGQVIATSSVAGLKAYPGAAVYGGTKWFVREFMEVLRIESAIEKSNIRTATIYPAAINTELLNTISDPVTSAGMHALYEAHGISPDRIASVVAFAIEQPADTNVTEFTVGPTTQPW, encoded by the coding sequence ATGCAAGGCAAAGTCGTCATCATCACAGGTGCATCTTCAGGAATTGGCGCAGCGAGCGCAAAACTGTTGGCAGCGAAGGGGGCTAAGGTGGTCCTCGGCGCACGGCGCGAAGACAAGCTCCAGAAACTCACAGACGAGATCCGATCGTTAGGCGGCGAAGCGATTTACCAAGTGCTTGACGTCACCAAGCAAGCCGACAACGACGCCATCGTCAAACTGGCAAAAGACACCTTTGGCAAGATCGACGTCATCTTCCTCAATGCCGGTATCATGCCCAGTGCGCCGTTGTCGGCCATGAAAACCGATGATTGGCACGAAATGGTCGACATCAATATCAAAGGCGTCCTCAACGGCGTGGCAGCTGTGCTGCCGACGTTCACCGCACAGAAGTCAGGCCAGGTGATTGCGACCTCGTCTGTGGCAGGACTGAAGGCATATCCCGGTGCTGCGGTCTATGGTGGCACGAAGTGGTTTGTGCGTGAGTTCATGGAAGTCCTGCGCATCGAGTCGGCCATAGAGAAGAGCAACATTCGCACCGCCACTATCTATCCAGCAGCCATCAACACAGAGTTGTTGAACACGATCAGCGACCCGGTCACTTCGGCGGGGATGCACGCGCTGTACGAGGCGCATGGCATTTCACCTGATCGCATCGCCAGTGTCGTTGCCTTCGCCATTGAGCAACCGGCTGACACCAATGTCACCGAGTTCACCGTGGGCCCTACGACGCAGCCCTGGTAA
- a CDS encoding LysR family transcriptional regulator has translation MDTENLNDLYAFLAVAQERSFTRAAARLGLSQSTLSHTVRGLEMRLGVRLLTRTTRSVAPTEAGEQLLLSVGPKLEEIAADLAAVREYRDKPTGTIRITAIDIVADRLLWPRLCPLLKDYPELRIEISTDYKLVDLVSERFDVGVRMGDQVAQDMVAVRIGPDTRAAIAASPQYLASHGVPQTIDDLAGHQGITLRLSSGAIYAWELIQDGRVTPIKVDGQVTFSGTYQMIQAAVDGLGLVFAPEDVLKPHVDAGRLNFVMEGTWPTWPGWHVYYPSRRESSRALKLVIEALRGPEAAA, from the coding sequence ATGGACACTGAAAACCTCAATGACCTTTACGCCTTTCTGGCGGTGGCCCAGGAGCGCAGCTTTACCCGGGCTGCTGCACGTCTAGGCTTGTCTCAATCCACCCTAAGCCACACCGTCAGAGGACTAGAGATGAGGCTAGGTGTGCGACTGCTGACCCGCACAACCCGAAGCGTGGCTCCTACAGAGGCTGGGGAACAGTTGTTGCTGAGCGTGGGCCCAAAGCTGGAGGAAATCGCAGCCGACCTAGCAGCGGTACGTGAATACCGAGACAAGCCGACAGGAACCATTCGAATTACCGCGATTGATATCGTGGCGGATCGGCTCTTGTGGCCAAGGCTGTGTCCCTTGCTCAAGGACTATCCTGAACTTCGGATTGAGATCTCCACGGACTACAAGTTGGTGGACCTCGTGTCTGAAAGATTCGACGTTGGGGTTCGAATGGGGGACCAAGTGGCGCAGGATATGGTCGCTGTACGCATCGGGCCGGATACCCGTGCTGCTATTGCCGCATCACCTCAATACCTTGCTTCGCATGGAGTGCCACAGACTATCGATGACCTAGCTGGTCACCAAGGCATCACACTGCGGCTGAGCAGCGGCGCAATCTATGCCTGGGAACTAATCCAGGACGGAAGGGTTACACCAATCAAGGTGGACGGGCAAGTCACGTTCAGCGGCACGTACCAGATGATTCAGGCCGCAGTAGACGGGCTCGGACTGGTTTTTGCACCGGAGGATGTACTCAAGCCGCATGTTGATGCGGGTCGGCTGAACTTTGTGATGGAGGGTACTTGGCCGACCTGGCCAGGCTGGCATGTCTATTACCCGAGTAGACGGGAATCTTCTCGAGCGCTCAAACTGGTGATCGAAGCCTTGAGAGGGCCCGAGGCAGCAGCTTGA
- a CDS encoding alpha/beta hydrolase: MSSAERSVARRNFMHSAALAGSAVLLAGIPGLASAAPNTIKEVNHMQLTQEWDKTFPKSDKVDHQKVTFKNRYGFTLVGDLYLPKSTKGKLAAIAVSGPLGAVKEQSSGLYAQTMAERGFATLAFDPSFTGESGGEPRNVASPDINIEDFSAAVDFLGLQSVVDRGRIGILGICGWGGMALGAAAVDKRIKAVAASTMYDMTRVMSKGYFDSTTPEQRTKALEQLSQQRWADAEQGTPAYGPVSLELQGGESQFVVEYAAYYKDKKRGFHHRAINSNASWTLTTPLSFMNLPILTYVAEISPRPLLLVHGEKAHSRYFSETAYAAAAEPKELVIIPGATHTDLYDRLDVIPFDKLTSFFTDNLK, from the coding sequence ATGAGTTCCGCCGAGCGCTCCGTAGCCCGTCGCAACTTCATGCACTCTGCAGCCCTCGCCGGGTCTGCCGTTTTGCTTGCAGGCATTCCTGGACTAGCAAGTGCAGCGCCCAACACCATCAAAGAGGTAAATCACATGCAACTGACGCAAGAATGGGACAAGACCTTCCCCAAGAGCGACAAGGTTGATCACCAGAAGGTGACTTTTAAGAACCGATACGGCTTCACTTTGGTGGGAGACCTTTACCTGCCCAAGAGCACCAAAGGCAAGCTCGCAGCTATCGCAGTCAGCGGCCCGCTCGGCGCCGTGAAAGAGCAGTCATCTGGCCTGTATGCGCAGACGATGGCCGAGCGCGGCTTCGCCACATTGGCATTCGATCCTTCCTTCACTGGAGAGAGCGGCGGCGAGCCCCGCAACGTGGCCTCACCTGACATCAACATTGAGGACTTCAGCGCAGCCGTTGATTTTCTGGGGCTGCAATCCGTTGTTGACCGAGGTCGAATTGGCATTCTGGGTATCTGCGGCTGGGGTGGTATGGCTCTTGGCGCTGCCGCCGTAGACAAGCGTATCAAGGCGGTTGCCGCCAGCACGATGTACGACATGACCCGCGTCATGTCTAAGGGCTACTTTGACAGCACGACGCCCGAGCAGCGCACGAAAGCCCTGGAGCAACTCAGCCAGCAACGCTGGGCGGACGCCGAACAGGGAACTCCAGCCTATGGTCCGGTCTCGCTCGAACTACAGGGCGGCGAGTCGCAGTTCGTGGTCGAGTATGCAGCCTACTACAAGGACAAGAAGCGCGGCTTCCACCATCGTGCCATTAACTCGAACGCATCGTGGACCCTCACTACGCCACTGTCGTTCATGAACCTGCCCATCCTCACCTACGTCGCAGAAATCTCGCCGCGTCCACTACTGCTCGTCCACGGTGAAAAGGCTCACTCGCGCTACTTCAGCGAAACGGCCTATGCAGCTGCTGCAGAACCGAAGGAACTGGTGATCATCCCCGGTGCCACCCACACAGACCTCTACGACCGCCTGGACGTCATCCCATTTGACAAGCTGACGTCGTTCTTCACAGACAACCTGAAATAA
- a CDS encoding cyclophilin-like fold protein: protein MDIQLTINEQPIAAIVVNSGAARDFLALLPLTLTLDDYAATEKIAPLPAKLSTAGEPKGMTPSIGDITYYAPWGNLAIFYKGFGHANGLVKLGHITGDMSLLRGPGPLTALIEIVRKD from the coding sequence ATGGACATCCAACTGACCATCAACGAACAGCCTATTGCCGCGATCGTGGTCAATAGCGGGGCCGCACGTGATTTTCTGGCATTGCTTCCCCTGACGCTAACGCTGGACGACTATGCCGCCACCGAGAAGATAGCACCGCTGCCGGCCAAGCTTTCGACTGCTGGTGAACCGAAGGGTATGACGCCTTCGATCGGCGATATCACCTACTACGCCCCCTGGGGCAACCTGGCCATCTTCTACAAAGGCTTTGGCCACGCCAACGGCCTGGTCAAGCTTGGCCACATCACGGGCGACATGAGCTTGCTTCGTGGCCCTGGGCCATTGACGGCGCTTATCGAGATTGTCCGCAAGGACTGA
- a CDS encoding cupin domain-containing protein — MQLKRAGSQPSVKGPAEWFTGTVRIDPLNAAPAPSRVSCAAVTFEPGARTAWHTHPLGQTLIVTAGCGWTQCEGESIVEIRAGDVIWCPPGHKHWHGASATTAMTHIAIQEALDGKNVEWLEHVTDAQYFVGPSKP; from the coding sequence ATGCAACTCAAACGCGCAGGCTCTCAGCCATCGGTAAAAGGTCCAGCCGAGTGGTTCACCGGAACGGTCCGCATTGACCCGCTGAACGCCGCACCGGCGCCTTCCCGTGTCTCGTGTGCGGCGGTCACCTTCGAGCCGGGGGCGCGCACCGCCTGGCACACCCATCCGCTAGGTCAAACATTGATCGTGACCGCCGGCTGCGGTTGGACGCAGTGCGAAGGTGAGTCCATCGTTGAGATTCGTGCAGGTGATGTGATCTGGTGTCCACCGGGCCACAAGCACTGGCATGGAGCTTCTGCCACCACTGCCATGACCCATATCGCCATCCAAGAAGCGCTCGATGGCAAAAACGTCGAGTGGCTGGAGCACGTCACCGACGCACAGTATTTTGTGGGCCCATCGAAGCCCTGA
- a CDS encoding SDR family NAD(P)-dependent oxidoreductase, translating into MHNVNYNCKGQVALITGAASGMGLATARAFAEAGASVVLSDIRADALTAAIEELKAAGHRVLGIAGDVSDETFVKLLVEQTVSTFGRLDAAFNNAGIQSPAVDTADVESEVFDRINGINLRGVWLCMKYQLIQMRKQGSGAIVNNSSLGGLVGVPGRAAYHAAKHGVLGLTKSAALEYAARGIRINAICPGIVETPMVAGMLQGETAVMQEMMKDVPINRLGTAQEIANAVLWLCSSAASFIVGVALPVDGGYTAR; encoded by the coding sequence ATGCACAACGTCAACTACAACTGCAAAGGTCAGGTCGCACTGATAACGGGGGCCGCATCAGGTATGGGGCTGGCTACGGCGCGCGCATTCGCCGAGGCCGGCGCGTCAGTGGTTCTTTCGGACATACGGGCCGATGCCCTGACTGCCGCCATCGAAGAGCTGAAGGCTGCAGGCCACCGTGTTCTCGGCATCGCGGGTGATGTGTCCGATGAGACCTTTGTGAAATTGCTTGTTGAGCAAACGGTATCCACCTTCGGGCGTCTTGACGCGGCGTTTAACAACGCGGGGATTCAAAGCCCAGCCGTCGATACTGCCGATGTCGAGAGTGAGGTATTCGATCGCATCAATGGCATCAATCTGCGTGGTGTGTGGTTGTGCATGAAGTACCAGCTCATCCAGATGCGGAAGCAAGGCAGCGGTGCAATTGTCAACAACTCGTCGCTAGGTGGCCTTGTGGGAGTGCCAGGTCGCGCCGCCTACCACGCGGCCAAGCACGGTGTGCTTGGCCTGACCAAGAGTGCCGCCCTTGAATATGCCGCCCGTGGCATTCGTATCAACGCCATCTGTCCAGGTATCGTGGAGACGCCCATGGTGGCAGGGATGCTGCAAGGCGAAACCGCAGTCATGCAAGAAATGATGAAGGACGTCCCCATCAACCGCCTGGGCACAGCCCAGGAGATCGCCAACGCGGTGCTGTGGCTTTGTAGTAGCGCCGCCAGTTTTATCGTCGGCGTCGCATTGCCAGTCGATGGCGGTTACACGGCTCGCTAA
- a CDS encoding cupin domain-containing protein, which translates to MKDQFKRLLLYAIIAHAAPVAFAVEPQLQASVAAQKIIRSGDQASVAGPADFFTGRARIDPVWPADKNINASGGLVTFEPGARSAWHTHPAGQQLVVISGVGLTQEWGKPVQVIRAGDVVWCPPGVKHWHGAAPSTAMTHLAVTGTVDSKNVTWMEKVTDEQYHAH; encoded by the coding sequence ATGAAAGATCAGTTCAAGAGACTCTTGCTTTACGCGATCATCGCGCATGCTGCACCCGTGGCCTTCGCTGTAGAACCGCAGTTGCAAGCATCTGTAGCTGCTCAGAAGATCATACGCTCTGGCGATCAAGCTTCTGTAGCCGGGCCAGCCGATTTCTTCACCGGCCGTGCCCGTATCGACCCGGTGTGGCCTGCTGACAAGAACATCAATGCTTCTGGTGGCCTTGTCACTTTCGAGCCTGGCGCACGCTCGGCCTGGCATACGCACCCTGCAGGGCAGCAGTTGGTGGTGATTTCGGGCGTGGGACTGACCCAGGAATGGGGCAAACCGGTTCAGGTCATCCGTGCTGGTGATGTGGTGTGGTGCCCGCCAGGCGTCAAGCACTGGCATGGCGCGGCGCCCAGTACCGCGATGACTCACTTGGCCGTGACTGGCACGGTGGATAGTAAGAACGTCACTTGGATGGAGAAGGTCACCGATGAGCAATACCATGCCCATTAA
- a CDS encoding carboxymuconolactone decarboxylase family protein, whose protein sequence is MNPNTASASSVSETLTARQQAIVPIAAFAAAGDMAKLNSSLHQGLDAGMTVSDTREILVQLYAYAGFPRSLNALGELMKVLEVRKQRGIQDAPGREPSRTIPKGDALLDVGTANQTKLSGGAVQGPLFDFAPVANEYLRTHLFGDIFERDNLDWQSRELATVGMLSALPGTDSQLQAHMRISMNVGLTAGQLRQLIQVLCSRADADMAGRATLALDSHLATVKGK, encoded by the coding sequence ATGAATCCAAACACAGCCAGCGCCTCTAGCGTTTCAGAGACGCTCACTGCACGCCAGCAAGCTATCGTTCCGATTGCAGCGTTCGCTGCAGCGGGTGACATGGCCAAGCTGAACTCCTCTCTCCATCAGGGACTGGATGCAGGCATGACGGTGAGCGACACCCGAGAAATCTTGGTGCAGCTCTACGCTTATGCAGGCTTTCCACGTAGCCTCAATGCACTGGGCGAGCTGATGAAGGTTCTGGAGGTTCGAAAGCAACGCGGCATCCAGGATGCCCCAGGCCGCGAACCAAGCCGCACAATTCCCAAGGGCGACGCCCTGCTAGATGTGGGCACAGCCAATCAGACCAAACTCTCGGGCGGCGCGGTGCAAGGGCCGTTGTTCGATTTCGCCCCCGTGGCGAATGAATACCTGCGCACCCATCTGTTCGGTGACATATTTGAGCGAGACAACCTGGATTGGCAGAGTCGAGAACTGGCGACCGTGGGTATGCTCTCGGCTCTTCCGGGCACAGATTCCCAGCTGCAAGCTCACATGCGCATCAGCATGAACGTAGGTCTGACGGCTGGTCAGTTACGCCAACTCATTCAGGTGCTGTGTTCTCGTGCAGATGCAGACATGGCCGGCAGGGCAACACTAGCGTTAGATAGCCACCTCGCAACCGTCAAGGGCAAATGA